The Bacteroidales bacterium genome has a window encoding:
- a CDS encoding co-chaperone GroES has translation MGFNIENADLKKFIVVGDRVLIKPKSPQERTNTGLFLPPGVHEQEKIQSGYVLKVGPGYPIPAINEADEPWKNKSDEVRYVPLQPKEGDLAVYLQSSAYEIEFNREKYVIVPHSAILLLIRDEELFE, from the coding sequence ATGGGTTTCAATATTGAAAATGCCGATCTGAAAAAGTTTATCGTTGTTGGTGATAGGGTTCTCATCAAGCCAAAATCGCCTCAGGAAAGAACAAATACAGGACTTTTCCTGCCTCCCGGCGTTCATGAGCAGGAAAAGATACAAAGCGGCTATGTTCTTAAAGTTGGTCCCGGCTATCCTATCCCGGCCATTAATGAAGCTGATGAGCCCTGGAAAAACAAGTCGGATGAGGTGCGTTACGTTCCCCTCCAGCCAAAGGAGGGTGACCTGGCTGTTTATCTTCAGAGCAGTGCTTACGAAATTGAATTCAACCGTGAAAAATATGTCATTGTTCCCCATTCGGCCATTCTGCTGCTGATTCGTGACGAGGAACTTTTCGAATAA